TTCCTTGCCGGTACCGGACTCGCCCTGGATCAGCACGTTGGAGTCGGTGGGGGCGACCTTGCGGATCTTGCCGTACAGATCCTGCATGGCGGCGCAGGAGCCGATGATGCCGATGTCGCCGTTGGCGTTGTCCGTGGCCTTTTCGGCAGCGCCGCTACGCGATGCGCTGACCACGGCTGGCGCCGGTGCGCTCTTGGCTTCCTGGCGGTCGCGCAGGATACGCGCGACGGCTTGCAGCATCTCGTCGTGGTCGAAGGGCTTGGCGATATAGTCGACGGCGCCCATCTTCATCGAGTCCACCGCCGAACGCAGGCTGGCGTAGCTGGTCATGATCAGCACGGGTGTGCCTTCGCCCAGCTTGATCAGCTCGGTGCCGGGGGCGCCGGGCAGGCGCAGGTCACTGACGATCAGGTCGAAGCTGGGGATGCTGTAACGCTCCTGGGCTTCCTGTACCGAGCCAGCTTCGCTGACTTGGTACTGATTGCGTTCGAGCAGGCGGCGCAGGGCAGAGCGGATAATGGTTTCGTCTTCGACGATAAGGATATGTGGCATCAATTCGGTCTCTCGACGGTCACTTGAGGGACTGCCGGTGGCAACCCTTCTGTCGCTGTTTACATCGCTACGGACGTCGCCTCGACATGCCTTGGCAGGGTGATCCGGAAACGAGTGCCCAGTTGGCGCTCGGGATCGGCCGGGCTGTCGATTGTTATCTGTCCATAATGCTCTTCCACGATCGAATAGACCAGCGCAAGGCCCAGTCCGGTACCTTCACCCGGATCCTTGGTGGTGAAGAACGGCTCGAACAGACGGTCGAGGATGGCCTTGGGAATACCACTGCCCTCGTCCTCGACTATCAGGTCGACGGTATGCTCGCTGGCCTCGCTGCGCACGCGGATGGCACCACCGGGCGGCGAGGCGTCGCGGGCGTTGGAAAGCAGGTTGATCAGCACCTGGGCCAGGCGCTGCGGGTCGCCATAGGCCCAGTGCTGCGGGTCGCACAGGTTGTAGAACTGGATGTCGAAGTTGCGTTTGTTCAGCGACAGCAGGCCGATGGCATCCTGCGCTACGTCGGCCAGGCACACCGGCTCGTCGTTGCGCTGGTGGCTGCCGGAGTGGGCGAAGCTCATCAGCGACTGGACGATACGCGACACGCGCTTGGTCTGCTCGAGGATCTGCCCGCTGATCTCGGTCAGCTCGGCATCGGCCTCGCGTTCTTCGCGCAGGTTCTGCGCCAGGCAGGCGATGCCGGTGATGGGGTTGCCGATCTCGTGGGCCACACCGGCGGCCAGGCGGCCGATGCTGGCCAGGCGCTCGGAGTGCACCAGTTTGTCACCGAGCATCTGAGTTTCGGTCTGATCCTCCACCAGCAGCACCAGGCCACTGTTACCGGGGGCCAGGGGCTCGTTGATCGCCGCCTTGTGCAGGTTCAGCCAGCGGGTCTGGCCGTCCAGCGCCAGGTGCTGCTTGTGCAGGTGCTGGTCGGGGCGTTCGATGAAGTTCTGCAGCAGGCTCTGCCAGGGCTCGGCCAGGGCGCTCAGGCGCGAACCGACGATACGCTGGGCGGGAATCTCGGTGAGCTCTTCCATGGCCCGATTCCACATCAGGATCTCCTGATCCTTGGCCAGCGAGCAGACGCCCATGGGCAACTCCTGCAGGGTCTGGCGGTGATAGCGGCGCAGGGCGTCGAGTTCGGCGGCCAGGCCAGTGAGGCGCGACTGGTAATCCTCCAGGCGGCTTTCGATGAAGTGAATGTCCTCGGTGACGTAACCCTCGGAGCCGGACTTGTAGGGCAGGAAGGTCTCGACGATGTCCTGCGCCACGCTCGGCCCCATCAGGCCGGAGAGGTTGGCCTCGATGCGATCACGCAGACGGCGCAGGGCATAGGGACGGCTTTCGTCGAACGGCAGGTGCAGGTCGCGCAGTGCCTGTTGCACTTCGCGCTGGGCGGTCTTGGCGCCGAGCGGTTTGGCCAGTTGCGCGGCGAACTCCTGCGGGGTAACGGCGAGCAGCTCGCGGCGTTGCGGGCGGCGCACGTTGTCCACTGCACAGGCTTCGGCGGCACTCTTTTCCTCGGGGCTGGCTTCGGTGAACAGCGACACCAGGGTGAAGGCCAGCACGTTGGCGGCCAGCGAGGCGATGGCCGCCAGGTGCCAACTGGCGTCGTCGAGCACGTAGATGACATCGAACAGCGGCAGATAGAAGCCTTCCAGATTGCCCAGCAACGGCAGCAGCATGGTCACCGCCCAGACGCTGATGCCCGCCAGCAGGCCGGCGAGGAAGCCGCGGCGGTTGGCCGTCTGCCAATACAGCACCGAGAGCACGCCCGGGAGGAACTGCAGGGTGGCGACGAAGGCGACGATGCCCAGGTTGGCCAGATCCTGCTGCGCGCCGAGCAACAGGTAGAAGCCGTAGCCGGCCATGATGATGGCGATGATCAGGGCGCGGCGCGTCCATTTCAGCCAGCGGTAGATATTGCCTTCGGCCGGCGGCTGGTACAGCGGCAGCACCAGATGGTTGAGCGCCATGCCTGAAAGCGCCAGGGTCGAGACGATGATCAGGCCGCTGGAGGCCGACAGCCCGCCGACGTAGGCGAGCAGCGCCAGTGTGGGGCTGTTCACCGCGATGCCCAGGCCGAGGGTGAAGTATTCCGGGTTGGTGGTGGCGCCGAGCTTGAGGCCGGCCCAGAGGATCAGCGGCACCGCCAGGCTCATCAGCAGCAGGAACAGCGGCAGGCCCCAACTGGCGCTGACCATCGCGCGCGGGTTGAGGTTCTCGGTGAAGGTCATGTGATACATGTGCGGCATGACGATGGCCGAGGCGAAGAACACCAGCAGTAGCGTGCGCCAGGGGCCTTCCTGCAGCGGCGTGTGTAGGGTGGAGAGTGCTGCCTGGTTCTGCACCAGCCAGATCTCCAGCTCGCGCGGGCCGCCGAACACGTGGTACAGCGCGTAGAAACCGATGATCCCCAGCGCCCCCAGCTTGACCAGCGACTCGAAGGCGATGGCGAACACCAGTCCCTCGTGCTTCTCACGGGTGGCGATATGGCGTGCACCGAAGAGGATGGTGAACAGGATGATCAGCGCGCAGTAGCTCAGCGCCACCTTCTCTTGCAGCGGCTCGCGGCTGAGGATGCCCACCGAATCGGCCACCGCCTGGATCTGTAAGGCCAGCAGCGGCAATACGCCAATCAGCATGAACAGGGTGGTCAGCGCCCCGGCCCAGGTGCTGCGAAAGCGGAAGGCGAACAGGTCGGCCAGCGAGGACAACTGGTAGGTGCGGGTGATGCGCAGGATGGGGTAGAGCAACACCGGCGCCAGCAGGAAGGCCCCGGACACCCCCAGGTAACTGGCGAGAAAGCCATAGCCATACTGATAGGCCAGGCCCACCGTGCCATAGAAGGCCCAGGCACTGGCGTAGACGCCCAGCGACAGGGTGTAGGTCAGGGGGTGGCGGATGATCGCGCGCGGGATCAGCCCATGCTCGCTGACCCAGGCCACGCCGAACAGCGCCAGCAGGTAGCCGGCGCTGATCAGCACCAGTTCGCTCAGACTAAAGCTCATCGGCATCACGTTGGCTCTGCAGGATGAAGGTGACGACGATGAGGATCAGCCACAGCAGATAGGGCCGGTACCAGGCACCGTTGGGGTCGATCCACCAGTCCATGATGGCCGGGGAGAACAGATAGATCCCCACCACCAGGATCAGAACCAGTCGGTAGATATACATGTGGCAACTCGTCGGAAGATGCCCCGATGGTAAAGGAAGCGGCGCGCTTCAAGCCACAAACTTGAGGCTTACCCTAGGGTGCGCTGTGCGCACCGAGACCGTACACGGTTCGCTTGGCGGATCGGTGCGCGCAGCGCACCCTACCTCAATTGCGCTTCGGCCAGGGTGCGGCTGCGCGGGATGCGGCTGGCGTCCCAATGAGCGATGCCCCAGGCCAGCAGTTCTGCAGGCGCGGCGCCCTGCAGTTCGGCCGGTGGTTGCTGCCCCAGCGCGCGCAGGGCGCGCAGCAGCAGCGGCCCGGCCTCGTCAGCGGCCAGGGGCGGGGAGCGGTAGCTCTTGCCCAGCTTGTGCCCGTCCGGCTGGATGATCAGCGGCACGTGCAGGTAACGTGGTTGCGGCAGGCCGAGCAGCTCCTGCAGATAGAGCTGGCGCGGAGTGGAGTCGAGCAGGTCGGCGCCGCGCACCACATCGGTCACCCCCTGCCAGGCATCGTCCAGCACCACGGCGAGCTGATAGGCGAACAGGCCATCACGGCGGCGAATCACGAAATCCCCCACCTCGCGCCCCAGATGCTGGCCGAACTCGCCCTGCACGCGGTCGTTGAAGCGATACTCCAGCTCCGGCACACGCAGGCGGATGGCCGCATCCTCATCGGCATGGCAGGCGTTGCGGCAGAAACCGGGGTAGATGCCGGCATAACCTTCCAGTTGCTTGCGCGAGCAGACGCAGGCGTAGGCCAGGCCCTGGGCGAACAGGCGGGCGATCACCGCAGCGTATTCGGCGTGGCGCTCGCTCTGGCGTACCAGCGTGCCATCCCACTCGAAGCCATAGGTCTCCAGGGTACGCAGGATGGCATCCTGGGCACCGGGCATTTCCCTTGGCGGGTCGAGGTCTTCCATGCGCAGCAGCCAGCGGCCACCGACGGCGCGGGCATCGAGGTAGGAGGCGAGGGCGGCGACCAGCGAGCCGAAGTGCAGATAACCGCTGGGCGTGGGGGCGAAACGCCCGATATAGGCAGTGTTCGTCATGGCGCGTCAGTAACGGAAGCCAGAAACACAACGGGGCGCCTGAGCGCCCCGTCGACAGATCAGGAACCGATCTGTTTTTCCTTGATTTCCGCCAACGTCTTGCAATCGATGCACAGCGTGGCGGTGGGGCGGGCTTCCAAACGGCGAATGCCGATCTCGACACCGCACGACTCGCACCAGCCGTAGTCGTTGTCTTCGATCAACTGCAGGGTCTCGTCGATCTTCTTGATCAGCTTGCGCTCGCGGTCACGGGCGCGCAGTTCCAGGCTGAATTCCTCTTCCTGGCTGGCACGGTCGGCCGGATCGGGGAAGTTGGCGGCTTCGTCCTGCATGTGGTGCACGGTGCGGTCGACTTCCTGCATCAGTTCCAGCTTCCACTTGTTGAGGATGCTGGTGAAGTGAGCGCGCATCGAGTCGCTCATGTATTCCTCGCCCTTCTTCTCTTGATAGGGCTCGAAACCACGAATCAGCTGGCTGGCGCTTTGTGCTTTATCTTTTGTCGGCATGGATGACGCCTCTCACTCTCTCGAATCCATTACGCAGGTTTGTTCCATGGCCAAGCGAATATCAGCCCTGCGTCTGCAAGCGGGCGAACTTACCAGATCGAATCAGGGCGCGCTACTCCCGGTTGTCCATGCGGTGGCGGGTTGTGAACGAAAGCTGCATGGGCACGCGCTGCAGGCGTAACGGCAGGCTTCGGCGGGGTTGAAAGGTGCAGTCGTTGCGCTTGCCGCCCGGCCTGCACGCCCTGCTAGAATCCGCCGCTCGCAATCTTGAAGACAGACCCATGGCCCAGCTCTACAGCGCGCGCAGTCGCGCCATCGAACCCTTCCACGTGATGGCCTTGCTGGCGCGCGCCAACGAGTTGCAGGCTGCCGGGCATGACGTCATTCACCTGGAGATCGGCGAGCCGGATTTCACCACCGCCGAGCCCATCATCCGCGCCGGCCAGGCCGCCCTGGCCGCCGGGCACACGCGCTACACCGCTGCGCGTGGCTTGCCGCAACTGCGCGAGGCCATCGCCGGCTTCTACGCCGAGCGTTATCGGTTGAGCATAGACCCACAACGCATTCTGGTGACGCCAGGCGGCTCCGGAGCGCTGCTGCTGGCCGCCAGCCTGCTGGTGGATCCGGGCAAGCACTGGCTGCTGGCCGATCCCGGTTACCCCTGCAATCGCCACTTCCTGCGCCTGGTCGAAGGCGCCGCGCAACTGGTGCCGGTCGGCCCCGATGTGCGTTACCAGCTCACCCCGCAACTGGTGCAGCGCCACTGGGATACCAGCAGCGTCGGCGCCCTGGTGGCCTCGCCGGCCAACCCCACCGGCACCTTGCTGCACAAGGACGAGCTGGCGGCGTTATCCACCTGCCTCAAGCAGCGCGGCGGCCATCTGGTGGTGGACGAGATCTACCACGGCCTGACCTATGGCTGCGATGCGCCCAGCGTGCTGGAAGTCGACGACGAGGCCTTCGTGCTCAATAGTTTCTCCAAATATTTCGGCATGACCGGCTGGCGCCTGGGCTGGCTGGTGGCGCCCGAGGCGGCGGTGCCTGAGCTGGAGAAGCTGGCGCAGAACCTCTACATCAGCGCACCGAGCATGGCCCAGCACGCCGCGTTGGCCTGCTTTGAGCCGGATACCCTGGCCATCCTCGAAGAGCGCCGCCACGAATTCCAGCGCCGCCGCGACTACCTGCTGCCGGCACTGCGTGAGCTTGGCTTCGGCATCGCCGTGGAGCCGGAAGGCGCCTTCTATTTATATGCCGACATCAGCGCCTTTGGCGGCGACGCCTTCGCCTTCTGCCGCCACTTCATCGAAACCGAGCACGTCGCCTTCACCCCGGGCCTGGATTTTGGTCGTTACCAGGCCGGGCACCACGTACGCTTCGCCTACACGCAGAACATCGAGCGCCTGCAGCAGGCCGTCGAACGTATCGCCCGTGGCCTGAAAAGCTGGCAGCCCGATGCGCTTTGATCCGCCGCTGGAAGAAGGGCGCCTGCTGCGCCGCTACAAGCGCTTTCTCGCCGATATCGAGACGGCCAGCGGCGAGCAGATGACCATTCACTGCGCCAACACCGGCTCGATGCTCAACTGCATGAGCGAAGGTTGTCGGGTGTGGTTCAGCCGCAGCAACGACCCCAAGCGCAAGCTGCCGGGCAGTTGGGAGATCAGCGAAACCCCGCAAGGGCGCCTGGCCTGCATCAACACCGCGCGGGCCAACGCCCTGGTGGAAGAAGCGTTGCGCGCCGGGCTGATCAGCGAGCTGGCCGGTTTCACCGCGCTCAAGCGTGAAGTGCCCTATGGCGTGGAGAACAGTCGTGCCGACTTTCGCCTGGACTACGCCGAGGGGGCCGTCTTCGTGGAGGTGAAGAGCGTCACCCTGGGCTTCGACGGCAGCGACATTGCCGCCTTCCCCGATGCCGTGACCCTGCGTGGTGCCAAGCACCTGCGCGAACTGGCGGCGCTGGCGCGGGTCGGGGTGCGCGCCGTGCAACTGTATTGCGTGAACCTCTCCGGCATCCGCGCCGTGCGCGCCGCCGAGGAGATCGACCCGGCCTACGCCGCCGGCCTGCGCGAGGCCAAGGCCGCCGGAGTGCAGGTGCTGGCCTACGGCGCCGAACTCAGCCCTGAGGGCATCGCCCTGGTGCGGCGGCTGGACGTACAGCTCTGACCATCCGCTGCCTTGCCAAGCCCGGCATGCCTCCGTATGGTGCAAAATCGCCTGATTCGGAAGCCACCTAATGAATGCGCCGCTCTGCCCAGACGCGCGTCTTGTTGCCGACCTATGACTGCCCTCAATCATTCCCGCCCACTGGCCTTCGGCGGCCTGATACTGGCCAACCTGTGCTGGTCCGGCAATGCCCTGGTGGCGCGCGCCTTCGCCGGTGAGATCACGCCCTTCACCCTGTCGTTCTGGCGCTGGTGCCTGGCCTTGGCGCTGCTGCTGCCCTTCGTTGCCTTGCCGCTATGGCGCCACCGCGCCGCGTTGCGCCATGCCGGTTGGCGCCTGCTGGTGCTCGGTGCCCTGGGCATCACCGGCTACAACACCTTGCTCTACAGCGCGGCGCAGACCACGGCGGCCATCAACATCTCCCTGGTCAACACCTGCCTGCCACTGGTGACCTTCATTGGCGCCGGGCTGCTGCTCGGCGAGTGGCCGGCGCGCCGTGCCTGGTGGGGCATGGCCGTGGCCGTAATGGGCCTGGCGGTGCTGATCGGCCAGGGCCAGTGGAGCCGCCTGGCGGGCCTGTCGTTCAACCAGGGCGACATGATCATGCTGCTGGCGGTGGTGGACTGGTCGCTCTACTCGCTGTTGTTGCGGCGCTGGTCGGCCTATCTGCAACCCATTCCACCGCTGGCGCTGCTGGGCGTGTTCATCCTGCTCGGCGTGCCGCTGATCTTGCCGCTGTACCTTTATGAACTGAGCCAGGGCGCACACCTGGCGCTGAACGTCGCCAACCTTTCGGCCATCGCCTACACCGCCGTATTCGCCTCGCTGGTGGCCTACCTGGGCTGGAACCATGGCATCAAGGTGGTGGGCGCGGCCAAGGCGGCGCTGACTAATTATCTGATGCCGGTATTCACCGCGCTGTTGGGCTGGGTGCTGCTGGGCGAGAGCCTGCAGGCTTATCACTGGATCGGCGCGGCGATGATCTTCGGTGGCCTGCTGCTGGCGACCCGCCCGCGCAGGAGCGTGTAACCGAGTAGGGTGCATCACGCTTCATCGATCCACCTGGCGTAGGGTGGATGAAAAAAGCGTCATCCACCCTACGGCTATCACTCCGGCCTGAGCATCACGAAGGCTTCGCCGCCCTCGCGGTCGTGCATGATGATGAACGGCTGGCCAGCGATCATCAGCTTCGCCGGCACGCGGCGTGGTACCTCGGTGCCGGCGCTTTCGGCAGCGGCGCTGAGCAGTTGCCGGGTCAGGCTGTCGTCCTGCTGGCTGTCGGTGGTGATCACGCACTCGTGGCTGGCTTTCACCTGCAAACCCAGGCTCTTGTCGGCATTGAAGCCGACGGTGGCGAAGCCCATGTCGGTCAGATCCTCGATCCCATGCTGGCGCGCCACGCTGTGCGCCTCGGCGAAGCTTGGTGCGGTTTTCAGGCAGATATCGCGAAAGGCCTGCACCGCTGGCGAACTGATCGGCATGGGCGGCTGCGTACCCAGGCCCGCACAGGCCGAGAGCAGGGTGACGCTGGCGAACAGAGCGAGCTTCTTCATTGCATCTTCCTTAATGAGGGGGAGGTTGTTGGCACAGGTCATGGCCAAGCAATTGCGAGGCCAGCCTCTTGGCCAGGTAGGTTTCTACCACGCGGCCATCGGCGCACTCCGTCTTATGACCGATAGCGAGGCCGACGGACAACAACACGAACAGGGCCAGGCCGATATGCTGGATGGGCGTCATGACTGGGCACTCGAATAAACGATGGACGAGGATGCAGAGGCCAGCAAGGGATGACAAGTGCGCCAGTGCGCAACTCTGGTCTTTGCTTGATTGCTCCTTGATACTGCCGAACATCTTTCACGTGCAACGGAATGTCTCATGAAGAAGTGGCTAATCATCCTTCTGCTTGGCGGCGCCTTTTGGCAGTTCTACCTGAGCAAACCGGGAAACCCGTTGATCAGCAATATCGCCAGTGATGGCTCACAGATGAGCGAACCCATCATCACTCAGCCCACATCATCTACTTTCTCACCTGAAGGCCGCAGCACTTCATCCACTCTCGGCCAACCGGCGGCACAAACCACCGGCAGCCGCTACCGCTGCGATGGCCGCACGCACTGTTCGCAGATGACGTCATGCGCTGAAGCCACCTTTTTCCTGCGTAACTGCCCGGGCACGGCAATGGATGGCAATAACGACGGCGTGCCTTGTGAGCGGCAATGGTGCCGGTGAGAGACTCAGTGCAGCGTGATGGCCAGGCCGCCGAGCGCGATACGGGAGATGACCAGCCAGGCAACCGCACTGATGACCCCCAGCACGCCATAACCGACCACGATCCCCAGCGCGATCTGCTTCCACAGCCCGGCGAAGCGGTTCGCCTCATGTCGGTGGCGCATCGGCATATCGCGCTCGGCGCGCAGATCGTCGAAATCGTCTCTGTCTCTCAAGGTAGGCTCCAGGGCCGAACGGCCCGAATGGGGTAGGGCGGGGCGCTATTTTCTGGCATGGCCCGAGCGCCACACAAGCGTCGCGACAGGCCGAAAATCGTCTGGCACGGGGCCGATGTCCCCTATCCAGATGCCACGACCTAACCGCTTGATAAAACGTAAATTTATCGATGATCTGGGGTTGACAGCGGTGGGCGAGGCGCGGACAATGCGCGCCGTTGGCTACATAGCTCAGTCGGTTAGAGCGCAGCATTCATAATGCTGATGTCCCAGGTTCAAGTCCCGGTGTAGCCACCATAAATTTCAAGGGGTTAGCGCAAGCTAGCCCCTTTTTATTTGCTCCGCTTTTTGTCTCTTTCAGCCGCACTTAGAGCGAAGCTGGCTGAATATCGCTTCGTGTGAAGGTAATGGGCGTTCCGCATCGGTA
The genomic region above belongs to Pseudomonas sp. GOM7 and contains:
- the sfsA gene encoding DNA/RNA nuclease SfsA; this translates as MRFDPPLEEGRLLRRYKRFLADIETASGEQMTIHCANTGSMLNCMSEGCRVWFSRSNDPKRKLPGSWEISETPQGRLACINTARANALVEEALRAGLISELAGFTALKREVPYGVENSRADFRLDYAEGAVFVEVKSVTLGFDGSDIAAFPDAVTLRGAKHLRELAALARVGVRAVQLYCVNLSGIRAVRAAEEIDPAYAAGLREAKAAGVQVLAYGAELSPEGIALVRRLDVQL
- the gluQRS gene encoding tRNA glutamyl-Q(34) synthetase GluQRS — translated: MTNTAYIGRFAPTPSGYLHFGSLVAALASYLDARAVGGRWLLRMEDLDPPREMPGAQDAILRTLETYGFEWDGTLVRQSERHAEYAAVIARLFAQGLAYACVCSRKQLEGYAGIYPGFCRNACHADEDAAIRLRVPELEYRFNDRVQGEFGQHLGREVGDFVIRRRDGLFAYQLAVVLDDAWQGVTDVVRGADLLDSTPRQLYLQELLGLPQPRYLHVPLIIQPDGHKLGKSYRSPPLAADEAGPLLLRALRALGQQPPAELQGAAPAELLAWGIAHWDASRIPRSRTLAEAQLR
- a CDS encoding DMT family transporter codes for the protein MTALNHSRPLAFGGLILANLCWSGNALVARAFAGEITPFTLSFWRWCLALALLLPFVALPLWRHRAALRHAGWRLLVLGALGITGYNTLLYSAAQTTAAINISLVNTCLPLVTFIGAGLLLGEWPARRAWWGMAVAVMGLAVLIGQGQWSRLAGLSFNQGDMIMLLAVVDWSLYSLLLRRWSAYLQPIPPLALLGVFILLGVPLILPLYLYELSQGAHLALNVANLSAIAYTAVFASLVAYLGWNHGIKVVGAAKAALTNYLMPVFTALLGWVLLGESLQAYHWIGAAMIFGGLLLATRPRRSV
- a CDS encoding YhfG family protein; the protein is MRRSNYIASLHLAGFQVTPTDAERPLPSHEAIFSQLRSKCG
- a CDS encoding pyridoxal phosphate-dependent aminotransferase, with the translated sequence MAQLYSARSRAIEPFHVMALLARANELQAAGHDVIHLEIGEPDFTTAEPIIRAGQAALAAGHTRYTAARGLPQLREAIAGFYAERYRLSIDPQRILVTPGGSGALLLAASLLVDPGKHWLLADPGYPCNRHFLRLVEGAAQLVPVGPDVRYQLTPQLVQRHWDTSSVGALVASPANPTGTLLHKDELAALSTCLKQRGGHLVVDEIYHGLTYGCDAPSVLEVDDEAFVLNSFSKYFGMTGWRLGWLVAPEAAVPELEKLAQNLYISAPSMAQHAALACFEPDTLAILEERRHEFQRRRDYLLPALRELGFGIAVEPEGAFYLYADISAFGGDAFAFCRHFIETEHVAFTPGLDFGRYQAGHHVRFAYTQNIERLQQAVERIARGLKSWQPDAL
- the dksA gene encoding RNA polymerase-binding protein DksA, whose amino-acid sequence is MPTKDKAQSASQLIRGFEPYQEKKGEEYMSDSMRAHFTSILNKWKLELMQEVDRTVHHMQDEAANFPDPADRASQEEEFSLELRARDRERKLIKKIDETLQLIEDNDYGWCESCGVEIGIRRLEARPTATLCIDCKTLAEIKEKQIGS
- a CDS encoding excalibur calcium-binding domain-containing protein; its protein translation is MKKWLIILLLGGAFWQFYLSKPGNPLISNIASDGSQMSEPIITQPTSSTFSPEGRSTSSTLGQPAAQTTGSRYRCDGRTHCSQMTSCAEATFFLRNCPGTAMDGNNDGVPCERQWCR
- a CDS encoding sensor histidine kinase, coding for MPMSFSLSELVLISAGYLLALFGVAWVSEHGLIPRAIIRHPLTYTLSLGVYASAWAFYGTVGLAYQYGYGFLASYLGVSGAFLLAPVLLYPILRITRTYQLSSLADLFAFRFRSTWAGALTTLFMLIGVLPLLALQIQAVADSVGILSREPLQEKVALSYCALIILFTILFGARHIATREKHEGLVFAIAFESLVKLGALGIIGFYALYHVFGGPRELEIWLVQNQAALSTLHTPLQEGPWRTLLLVFFASAIVMPHMYHMTFTENLNPRAMVSASWGLPLFLLLMSLAVPLILWAGLKLGATTNPEYFTLGLGIAVNSPTLALLAYVGGLSASSGLIIVSTLALSGMALNHLVLPLYQPPAEGNIYRWLKWTRRALIIAIIMAGYGFYLLLGAQQDLANLGIVAFVATLQFLPGVLSVLYWQTANRRGFLAGLLAGISVWAVTMLLPLLGNLEGFYLPLFDVIYVLDDASWHLAAIASLAANVLAFTLVSLFTEASPEEKSAAEACAVDNVRRPQRRELLAVTPQEFAAQLAKPLGAKTAQREVQQALRDLHLPFDESRPYALRRLRDRIEANLSGLMGPSVAQDIVETFLPYKSGSEGYVTEDIHFIESRLEDYQSRLTGLAAELDALRRYHRQTLQELPMGVCSLAKDQEILMWNRAMEELTEIPAQRIVGSRLSALAEPWQSLLQNFIERPDQHLHKQHLALDGQTRWLNLHKAAINEPLAPGNSGLVLLVEDQTETQMLGDKLVHSERLASIGRLAAGVAHEIGNPITGIACLAQNLREEREADAELTEISGQILEQTKRVSRIVQSLMSFAHSGSHQRNDEPVCLADVAQDAIGLLSLNKRNFDIQFYNLCDPQHWAYGDPQRLAQVLINLLSNARDASPPGGAIRVRSEASEHTVDLIVEDEGSGIPKAILDRLFEPFFTTKDPGEGTGLGLALVYSIVEEHYGQITIDSPADPERQLGTRFRITLPRHVEATSVAM